A single genomic interval of Methyloceanibacter caenitepidi harbors:
- a CDS encoding DM13 domain-containing protein: MWRFIKGFFSGILIGLVLGLGLGIFAFPYLFPPPEAKETLDRNEAGALVAKGTFIHANPADPIHYGKGEVSVYPKTVFLGEDFEVGPGPDYHVYLVPKAGIRSSDDVKDTMYVDLGRLRAFKGSQNYAIPDGVDLEKFPSVVIWCQQFGVLISPADLTFEQGAT; the protein is encoded by the coding sequence ATGTGGCGATTCATCAAAGGATTCTTTTCGGGCATTTTGATCGGGCTGGTGCTGGGCCTGGGGCTCGGCATCTTCGCCTTCCCCTATCTGTTCCCGCCGCCGGAGGCGAAGGAGACGCTCGACCGCAATGAGGCGGGCGCGCTCGTCGCCAAGGGCACATTCATTCATGCGAACCCGGCCGATCCCATCCACTACGGCAAGGGCGAGGTGAGCGTCTATCCGAAGACGGTCTTTCTCGGCGAAGACTTCGAGGTTGGGCCGGGCCCCGACTATCACGTCTATCTTGTGCCGAAAGCCGGTATCCGGTCGTCCGACGACGTGAAGGACACGATGTATGTGGACCTCGGGCGATTGCGGGCTTTCAAGGGCAGCCAGAACTATGCGATCCCCGACGGCGTCGATCTCGAGAAGTTTCCGTCGGTGGTCATCTGGTGCCAACAATTCGGTGTGCTGATCTCTCCGGCCGACCTCACATTCGAGCAAGGAGCGACATAG
- a CDS encoding DUF6111 family protein codes for MLRIVLINILLFLLPFLIYAAYVVWVKGVAANRAMAGAPFLWLILAGLIVLFVGLLTLVEFTGGDREGSYQPSVLEDGVIKPGGIN; via the coding sequence ATGTTGCGCATTGTTCTCATCAACATCCTGTTGTTTCTGCTGCCTTTCCTGATCTACGCGGCCTATGTGGTATGGGTGAAGGGCGTCGCTGCCAATCGCGCCATGGCCGGGGCGCCGTTCCTGTGGCTCATCCTTGCCGGCCTTATCGTCCTGTTCGTCGGCCTGCTCACGCTGGTGGAGTTCACCGGCGGCGATCGCGAAGGCAGTTACCAACCGTCTGTTCTCGAAGACGGCGTCATCAAACCGGGTGGGATCAATTGA
- a CDS encoding fatty acid desaturase family protein has protein sequence MSVVAEPAITEISRDQPNAPADREALKKIRPYQGMVAWPTVFLAIGIVASFVTVCTLGTLGIIPLWLGLILNSLILYADQTPLHEACHGNIAGKNSRYLWLNHLVGYVCGTILLHEYKAFRYMHLAHHRETNDPELDPDHWVAVNNPFLLVWRCLTIVFVYHNYFWRHIAFHPHVPGMRSLSIQIALMNGLYYAVIIGLCVIGYWREVLMLWVLPHIFASALIIYFFAYLPHKPHKVRERYRDTNVFWVHGKIIEPIVDWLYLFQNFHLIHHLFPRIPFYKYKDAFADLRPVLEKEHAHIYEYDFGPHREAATEAR, from the coding sequence ATGTCCGTTGTCGCCGAACCCGCGATCACTGAAATCTCCCGCGACCAGCCAAACGCCCCGGCAGACCGAGAAGCCCTCAAGAAGATCCGGCCCTATCAAGGCATGGTGGCTTGGCCGACCGTGTTTCTGGCGATCGGCATCGTGGCGTCTTTCGTGACCGTGTGCACGCTCGGAACGCTGGGGATCATCCCGCTATGGCTCGGACTGATCCTCAACAGCCTCATTCTCTATGCGGACCAGACGCCGCTGCACGAGGCCTGCCACGGCAATATCGCCGGAAAGAACTCGCGCTATCTGTGGCTGAACCATCTCGTCGGCTATGTGTGCGGCACCATCCTGCTGCACGAATACAAAGCCTTCCGCTACATGCATCTGGCGCATCACCGGGAGACCAACGATCCCGAGCTCGATCCCGATCATTGGGTCGCGGTGAACAATCCGTTCCTGCTCGTGTGGCGTTGCCTGACGATCGTGTTCGTCTACCACAACTATTTTTGGCGCCACATCGCCTTCCATCCGCATGTGCCCGGCATGCGCAGCCTCTCGATCCAGATCGCTCTGATGAACGGCCTCTACTACGCGGTCATCATCGGGCTCTGCGTGATCGGTTATTGGCGCGAAGTTCTGATGCTGTGGGTCCTGCCGCACATCTTCGCTTCCGCGCTCATCATCTACTTCTTCGCCTATCTGCCCCATAAGCCGCACAAGGTGCGCGAACGCTATCGCGACACGAACGTGTTCTGGGTGCACGGCAAGATCATCGAACCGATCGTGGACTGGCTCTACCTGTTCCAGAACTTCCACCTGATCCACCACCTGTTCCCGCGCATCCCCTTCTACAAATACAAGGACGCATTTGCGGATCTGCGGCCGGTCCTGGAGAAGGAACACGCGCATATCTACGAGTACGATTTCGGCCCGCACCGCGAAGCCGCAACCGAGGCGCGCTAG
- a CDS encoding CBS domain-containing protein, giving the protein MTNRRLADILGDQRLLALREHAPVREACQCMWERRKGSVLVIDQDSRLIGIFTGRDAVRVLAEGRNADETPLLEAMTPNPVTARPAASAVDALRTMSDRGIRHLPVVENHTIFGVVSRNDFKGIEIDRLDEDDHLSECLR; this is encoded by the coding sequence ATGACCAACAGAAGGCTCGCCGACATCTTGGGGGATCAGAGGCTCCTGGCGCTGAGGGAACATGCGCCGGTTCGCGAAGCCTGCCAGTGCATGTGGGAGCGCCGCAAGGGATCGGTCCTCGTGATCGATCAAGACAGCCGGCTCATCGGCATTTTCACCGGCCGCGATGCCGTACGCGTGCTCGCCGAAGGCCGGAACGCCGACGAGACACCCCTGCTCGAAGCGATGACGCCCAACCCTGTGACCGCGCGTCCCGCGGCCAGCGCCGTCGACGCCTTGCGCACCATGAGCGACCGGGGCATCCGCCACCTTCCCGTGGTGGAGAATCACACGATTTTCGGCGTCGTCTCCCGCAACGACTTCAAGGGTATCGAGATCGATCGCCTCGACGAAGACGATCACCTGTCGGAGTGTCTCCGCTAG
- a CDS encoding DUF1285 domain-containing protein: protein MPKLNVCGDIGLKIARDGTWYYEGSPIGRKPLVKLFSTVLRREDDGFYLVTPVEKVPIEVEGEPFIAISMTRDGEGPEQRLTFTTNVDDEVTASPEHAIGFRAEPEGGRAPFVEVRDGLRAQLSRAVYYELAELTVETDEGLGVWSGGAFFPFPMDE, encoded by the coding sequence TTGCCAAAGCTTAATGTTTGCGGGGATATTGGCCTGAAAATCGCCCGCGACGGCACTTGGTACTACGAAGGCTCGCCGATCGGCCGGAAGCCGCTCGTGAAGCTGTTTTCCACCGTGCTGAGACGCGAAGACGACGGGTTCTACCTCGTCACCCCCGTGGAGAAAGTGCCGATCGAGGTCGAGGGCGAGCCGTTTATCGCGATCTCGATGACACGGGACGGGGAGGGGCCCGAGCAGCGCCTCACCTTCACCACCAATGTGGACGACGAAGTCACCGCGAGTCCCGAACATGCCATCGGTTTTCGCGCCGAGCCGGAAGGGGGCCGGGCCCCCTTCGTTGAAGTCCGGGACGGCCTGCGAGCCCAGCTGTCACGGGCTGTCTATTATGAGCTCGCCGAGCTGACCGTTGAGACCGATGAAGGGCTCGGGGTTTGGAGCGGCGGCGCGTTCTTTCCCTTTCCCATGGACGAGTGA
- a CDS encoding LysR family transcriptional regulator, translating into MNWQAITFDWNQVRAFLATAEEGSFSGAARVLGLTQPTLGRQVAALEEDLGVMLFQRIGRNLELTPSGLELLDHVRVMGDAAHRVSLAASGHSQAIDGVVRVTATNIYAVYFLPPVIERLHEIAPNLEIDIVASNELRDLRRREADIAIRHVRPQEPELVGRLVNESDGSLYASKRYLSKYGRPRSPADLEGHYFIGSNNQQEMVNYLGRLGITPARENFRFGSDCALVMWEMARQGFGMCLMAAAVATRTPGMEPVFPDMAPMKFPTWLVAHRELYTSRRIRLVYDTLAEFLSNQSETS; encoded by the coding sequence ATGAACTGGCAGGCTATCACGTTCGACTGGAATCAGGTCAGGGCTTTTCTCGCGACGGCCGAAGAAGGCTCTTTTTCCGGCGCAGCTCGGGTCCTGGGGCTGACGCAGCCAACCCTTGGGCGTCAGGTCGCGGCGCTGGAAGAAGATCTCGGCGTCATGCTGTTCCAGCGGATCGGCCGAAACCTCGAACTGACCCCGTCGGGCCTTGAGCTTCTGGACCATGTCCGGGTCATGGGCGACGCGGCACACCGCGTGTCGCTGGCGGCCTCGGGACATAGCCAGGCCATCGACGGCGTGGTCCGGGTGACGGCGACCAACATCTACGCGGTGTATTTCCTGCCGCCGGTCATCGAGCGCCTGCATGAGATCGCGCCGAACCTCGAAATCGACATCGTCGCGTCGAACGAGCTGCGTGACTTGAGGCGGCGCGAGGCCGATATCGCAATCCGCCACGTGCGCCCGCAAGAGCCGGAGCTCGTCGGACGGCTGGTCAACGAAAGCGACGGCAGCCTCTACGCCTCGAAACGCTATCTCAGCAAATATGGACGTCCCCGTTCGCCCGCGGACCTCGAGGGTCACTACTTCATCGGCAGCAACAACCAGCAAGAGATGGTGAACTATCTCGGCAGGCTTGGAATCACGCCTGCGCGCGAGAACTTCCGGTTCGGCTCCGACTGCGCCCTCGTCATGTGGGAGATGGCGCGCCAAGGCTTCGGCATGTGCCTCATGGCCGCTGCCGTCGCCACCAGGACGCCGGGCATGGAACCCGTCTTTCCCGACATGGCGCCCATGAAGTTCCCGACCTGGCTCGTCGCGCATCGGGAGCTCTACACAAGCCGCCGCATCAGGCTTGTCTACGACACGCTCGCCGAGTTTCTGTCGAACCAGAGCGAAACCTCCTGA
- the groES gene encoding co-chaperone GroES: MKFRPLHDRVVVRRIDEDERTAGGIIIPDTAKEKPQQGEVVAVGPGVADDKGQVQPLDVQVGDRVLFGKWSGTEVKIDGDDVLIMKESDILGVLEGATAAKKKAA, translated from the coding sequence ATGAAGTTTCGTCCATTGCATGATCGCGTCGTAGTGCGCCGGATCGATGAGGACGAACGGACCGCTGGCGGCATCATCATTCCCGATACGGCCAAGGAAAAGCCGCAGCAAGGCGAAGTCGTCGCTGTGGGCCCGGGCGTTGCCGACGACAAGGGTCAGGTCCAGCCGCTCGACGTCCAGGTGGGCGATCGTGTGCTATTCGGCAAGTGGTCGGGCACCGAGGTCAAGATCGACGGCGACGACGTTCTCATCATGAAGGAGAGCGACATTCTCGGCGTCCTCGAAGGAGCCACCGCCGCGAAGAAGAAGGCCGCGTAG
- a CDS encoding class I SAM-dependent methyltransferase has protein sequence MVHAAQFWDAQAEKYAKQPIANEAAYDATLDRTRYYLEEDQRVLEVGCGTGTTALRLCDSVQEYVGSDISSGMIRIASHKAFEKGARNVEFTTAAVGEIAAKNTPFDAVLGFNLLHLLPTLDEDLRRIASVLKPGGLFISKTFCGLGPKAPLKWRLMKIALPILQALGKAPYVRFQREAELKQQIEAHGFEILETRHFATDVSVPFIVARKLA, from the coding sequence ATGGTTCACGCAGCACAGTTTTGGGACGCCCAGGCGGAGAAATATGCAAAGCAGCCGATCGCCAACGAGGCGGCCTACGACGCCACGCTCGATCGCACGCGGTACTACCTCGAAGAGGATCAGCGTGTGTTGGAAGTGGGGTGCGGTACCGGCACCACGGCTCTGCGGCTCTGCGACAGTGTCCAAGAGTATGTGGGCAGCGATATCTCCAGTGGTATGATCCGCATCGCGAGCCACAAGGCCTTCGAAAAAGGCGCGCGCAACGTCGAGTTCACAACCGCGGCCGTCGGCGAAATCGCAGCCAAGAACACGCCGTTCGATGCGGTGCTCGGCTTCAACCTTTTGCACCTGCTGCCCACCCTCGATGAGGATCTGCGCCGGATCGCATCCGTGCTGAAGCCGGGCGGTCTGTTCATCTCAAAGACCTTTTGTGGGCTCGGGCCGAAGGCGCCGCTGAAGTGGCGGCTGATGAAGATTGCTCTGCCCATCCTGCAGGCTTTGGGGAAGGCGCCCTATGTCCGCTTTCAGCGCGAGGCGGAACTCAAGCAGCAGATCGAGGCGCATGGGTTCGAGATCCTCGAGACCCGGCACTTCGCGACAGATGTCTCCGTGCCGTTCATCGTCGCGCGGAAGCTGGCCTGA
- a CDS encoding CCA tRNA nucleotidyltransferase, with the protein MAERDTTQDKTHDKTADPVENLPLPSLKGAAWLARPETVRVFAALSGETGATRAVGGAVRDALLGLPVADVDFATTVHPETVIARARKAGLKAIPTGLPHGTVTVVAGGVSFEVTTLRRDVETFGRHATVAFTEDWAEDAARRDFTINALYADADGTLFDPLGGYRDLVAGRVRFIGDPVQRIKEDYLRILRFFRFNASYGRGAFDAEGLSACVRERKGLRKLSAERVASELKRLLVAPRACEAVSVLFASGLLCDILGSVPRLPRFDRLVEIEAALDREPSAILRLAALAVFVPEDAKRLARRFKLSNAEQALLALAGEPFDEALPDEAAAKRKLYRLGPDDYAARALLAWATRAAPATDPDWQRAATLTGSWEAPVFPLRGPDITALGKFSGPEIGDMLRAVEQRWIAGGFAEDREGLLMIAGKLAADRDG; encoded by the coding sequence ATGGCCGAACGCGACACAACCCAAGACAAGACCCACGACAAGACGGCAGACCCGGTCGAGAATCTGCCTTTGCCGTCGCTCAAGGGCGCTGCGTGGCTCGCACGGCCTGAGACCGTCCGCGTGTTCGCGGCGCTCTCGGGCGAGACCGGCGCGACCCGCGCGGTTGGCGGGGCCGTGCGCGATGCGCTGCTCGGATTGCCGGTCGCGGATGTGGACTTCGCCACGACGGTCCACCCGGAGACGGTCATCGCGCGGGCGCGCAAGGCCGGTCTCAAGGCCATCCCGACCGGCCTTCCCCACGGGACGGTGACGGTGGTTGCCGGCGGCGTCTCGTTCGAGGTGACGACGTTGCGGCGGGACGTGGAGACGTTCGGGCGCCACGCCACGGTCGCGTTCACCGAGGACTGGGCCGAGGATGCAGCGCGCCGGGACTTCACGATCAACGCGCTCTATGCGGACGCGGACGGCACGCTGTTCGACCCGCTCGGCGGCTATCGGGATCTCGTTGCGGGACGCGTGCGCTTCATCGGCGATCCGGTTCAGCGCATCAAGGAAGACTATTTGCGTATTCTGCGCTTCTTCCGGTTTAACGCGTCCTACGGCCGTGGCGCCTTCGATGCGGAAGGGCTGTCGGCCTGCGTGCGTGAACGGAAGGGCCTACGCAAGCTCTCCGCGGAGCGCGTGGCGAGCGAGTTGAAGCGCTTGCTGGTCGCGCCGCGCGCGTGCGAAGCGGTGTCGGTACTCTTCGCCTCTGGACTGCTCTGCGACATTCTCGGGAGCGTGCCGCGCCTGCCGCGCTTCGATCGTCTCGTCGAGATCGAGGCGGCCCTCGACCGGGAGCCCAGTGCCATCTTGCGGCTGGCGGCCCTTGCGGTTTTCGTGCCCGAGGACGCCAAGCGGCTTGCGCGCCGGTTCAAGCTCTCCAATGCGGAACAGGCGCTCCTCGCCCTCGCCGGCGAGCCGTTCGACGAGGCCTTGCCGGACGAGGCGGCGGCCAAGCGCAAGCTCTATCGGCTGGGACCGGACGACTATGCCGCGCGGGCGCTTTTGGCTTGGGCGACCCGCGCGGCGCCCGCAACCGATCCCGATTGGCAGCGTGCGGCGACGCTGACCGGCAGCTGGGAGGCGCCGGTGTTCCCCTTGCGCGGACCGGACATCACGGCGCTCGGAAAATTCTCGGGCCCCGAGATCGGCGACATGCTCCGCGCAGTCGAGCAGCGCTGGATCGCGGGCGGCTTCGCGGAGGATCGGGAAGGACTTTTGATGATCGCCGGGAAGCTTGCCGCGGACCGCGACGGCTAG
- the groL gene encoding chaperonin GroEL (60 kDa chaperone family; promotes refolding of misfolded polypeptides especially under stressful conditions; forms two stacked rings of heptamers to form a barrel-shaped 14mer; ends can be capped by GroES; misfolded proteins enter the barrel where they are refolded when GroES binds), which yields MSAKDVKFSQDARDKMLRGVDILANAVKVTLGPKGRNVVLEKSFGAPRITKDGVTVAKEIELEDKFENMGAQMVREVASKTADEAGDGTTSATVLAQAIVKEGAKSVAAGSNPMDLKRGIDLAVGKVVEALKEKAKKVTSNDEIAQVGTISANGDADIGRFIAEAMQKVGNDGVITVEEAKSLETELEVVEGMQFDRGYLSPYFITDADKMRVELENPYILINEAKLSNLQSILPLLEAVVQSGRPLLIVAEDVEGEALATLVVNKLRGGLKVAAVKAPGFGDRRKAMLQDIAVLTGGQVISEDLGIKLDNVTLDMLGQSKKVVITKDDTTIVDGVGKKKEIEARVSQIRQQIEDTSSDYDREKLQERLAKLAGGVAVIKVGGATEMEVKEKKDRVDDALNATRAAVEEGIVPGGGVALLRALEALESLRVSNEDQKVGVNIVRRALQAPLRQIAENAGEDGAVVVGKILDKKEYNFGYNAATGQYGNLVKEGVIDPAKVVRTALQDAASVAGLLITTEAMVAELPKKSGPAMPGGDMGGMGGMGGMGF from the coding sequence ATGTCTGCTAAAGATGTGAAATTTTCTCAGGACGCCCGCGACAAGATGCTCCGCGGCGTCGACATCTTGGCCAATGCGGTCAAGGTGACCCTCGGCCCCAAGGGCCGCAACGTGGTCCTCGAGAAGTCGTTCGGCGCGCCCCGCATCACCAAGGACGGTGTGACGGTCGCCAAGGAGATCGAGCTCGAGGATAAGTTCGAGAACATGGGCGCCCAGATGGTGCGCGAGGTTGCCTCCAAGACGGCCGACGAGGCCGGCGACGGCACCACCTCCGCGACTGTTCTCGCCCAAGCCATCGTCAAGGAAGGCGCGAAGTCTGTCGCTGCCGGCTCCAACCCGATGGATCTGAAGCGCGGCATCGATCTCGCCGTCGGCAAGGTCGTCGAGGCGCTGAAGGAGAAGGCCAAGAAGGTCACCTCCAATGACGAAATCGCGCAAGTCGGCACGATCTCGGCCAATGGCGACGCCGATATCGGCCGGTTCATCGCCGAAGCCATGCAGAAGGTCGGCAATGACGGCGTAATTACCGTCGAGGAAGCCAAGAGCCTCGAAACCGAGCTCGAGGTCGTCGAGGGCATGCAGTTCGACCGCGGCTATCTCTCCCCTTACTTCATCACCGATGCCGACAAGATGCGCGTCGAGTTGGAGAACCCTTACATCCTCATCAACGAGGCCAAGCTCTCCAACCTGCAGTCCATCCTGCCGCTGCTCGAGGCCGTGGTGCAGTCGGGCCGTCCGCTCCTCATCGTCGCTGAAGACGTCGAGGGTGAGGCTCTGGCGACGCTCGTGGTCAACAAGCTGCGCGGCGGCTTGAAGGTCGCGGCCGTCAAGGCTCCGGGCTTCGGCGATCGCCGCAAGGCCATGCTGCAGGACATCGCTGTCCTGACGGGCGGCCAGGTCATCTCCGAGGATCTCGGCATCAAGCTCGACAACGTCACGCTCGACATGCTTGGCCAGTCCAAGAAGGTCGTTATCACCAAGGACGACACCACGATCGTCGACGGCGTCGGCAAGAAGAAGGAAATCGAGGCCCGCGTGTCTCAGATCCGTCAGCAGATCGAGGACACCTCGTCCGACTACGACCGTGAGAAGCTGCAGGAGCGTTTGGCGAAGCTCGCCGGCGGCGTTGCGGTGATCAAGGTCGGCGGCGCCACCGAGATGGAGGTGAAGGAGAAGAAGGACCGTGTAGACGACGCGCTGAACGCAACCCGCGCGGCCGTCGAGGAAGGCATCGTGCCGGGCGGCGGCGTCGCGCTGCTGCGCGCGCTCGAAGCCCTCGAGTCCCTCCGCGTCAGCAACGAGGACCAGAAGGTCGGCGTCAACATCGTCCGCCGCGCCCTTCAGGCCCCGCTTCGTCAGATCGCCGAGAATGCCGGCGAAGACGGCGCCGTCGTCGTGGGCAAGATCCTCGACAAGAAGGAGTACAACTTCGGCTACAACGCCGCGACCGGCCAATACGGCAACCTGGTCAAGGAAGGCGTGATCGACCCGGCGAAGGTCGTGCGCACCGCCCTTCAGGACGCTGCGTCCGTGGCCGGCCTCCTCATCACCACCGAGGCGATGGTGGCCGAGCTTCCGAAGAAGTCCGGCCCGGCCATGCCTGGTGGCGACATGGGTGGCATGGGCGGTATGGGTGGCATGGGCTTCTAA
- a CDS encoding usg protein translates to MDQAFADQMAGYSLTTAEILYRLPDHRELLQSYVWQDFDLAPRFPRLSEFLDFWSASLDGPLYRVRVAHKALISPTEFSFVAGELQVH, encoded by the coding sequence ATGGACCAGGCCTTCGCCGATCAAATGGCTGGGTATTCGCTCACCACAGCCGAAATTCTCTATCGCTTGCCCGATCACCGGGAGCTTCTGCAGAGCTATGTCTGGCAGGATTTCGATCTTGCGCCGCGTTTCCCGCGGCTCTCAGAGTTCCTCGATTTTTGGAGCGCCAGTCTGGACGGGCCTCTCTACCGGGTGCGCGTGGCGCACAAGGCGCTGATCTCTCCGACCGAGTTCAGCTTCGTGGCGGGCGAACTACAGGTGCATTAG